A genomic region of Pyrus communis chromosome 14, drPyrComm1.1, whole genome shotgun sequence contains the following coding sequences:
- the LOC137715840 gene encoding inner membrane protein PPF-1, chloroplastic-like, which yields MAKTLISSTPFVGTSLPSVSRRGSYTLPYRSNGLATTRIRFSLHDSVPPINPFDHSPVDVASLLSRAEGLLYTIADAAVAVDPSSADAAAQKNGGWFGFISDAMEFVLKILKGGLDAVHVPYSYGFAIILLTVIVKLATLPLTKQQVESTLAMQNLQPKLKAIQKRYEGNTERIQLETSRLYRQAGINPLAGCLPTLATIPVWIGLYQALSNVANEGLLTEGFFWIPSLGGPTTIAARQSGSGISWLFPFVDGHPPLGWSDTAAYLVLPVLLVASQYVSMEIMKPPQTDDPAQKNTLLVFKFLPLMIGYFSLSVPSGLSIYWFTNNILSTAQQVWLRRLGGAKPAVNENASGIITAGRAKRSDSQPVEAGSRFRKLREEEKKKQLSKALTNEEVQTSDSEDGQNKESNDKGEEVLEEVYASSVGKELPNDPRPRRSKRSKRKRAV from the exons ATGGCGAAGACTCTCATCTCATCGACACCGTTCGTCGGCACATCTCTGCCGTCCGTCTCCCGCCGTGGGTCCTACACTCTCCCCTACCGCAGCAACGGACTCGCCACCACCAGAATCAGGTTCAGCCTCCACGACTCCGTTCCTCCGATTAATCCCTTCGACCACTCCCCCGTCGACGTCGCCTCGCTTTTGAGCCGCGCCGAGGGGCTTCTTTACACGATTGCCGACGCCGCCGTCGCCGTCGACCCGAGCTCCGCCGATGCTGCGGCTCAGAAGAATGGCGGGTGGTTCGGCTTCATCTCCGACGCCATGGAGTTCGTGCTCAAG ATTTTGAAAGGCGGACTCGATGCCGTGCACGTTCCGTATTCATACGGTTTTGCAATTATACTGCTTACGGTGATCGTTAAACTTGCCACACTGCCTCTCACAAAGCAACAG GTGGAATCGACGTTAGCGATGCAAAACCTTCAACCAAAACTTAAAGCCATACAAAAAAGATATGAGGGCAATACG GAAAGAATACAACTTGAGACATCACGGCTGTATCGGCAGGCAGGGATTAATCCATTGGCAG GGTGTTTACCAACTTTGGCCACAATACCGGTTTGGATAGGTCTATATCAAGCTCTTTCAAATGTGGCAAATGAG GGATTGTTGACAGAAGGTTTCTTTTGGATCCCCTCTTTGGGTGGCCCAACAACAATTGCTGCTCGACAAAGTGGTTCTGGCATTTCATGGCTGTTTCCATTTGTG GATGGACATCCACCATTGGGCTGGTCTGACACTGCAGCATACCTTGTTTTGCCTGTCCTCCTTGTTGCTTCTCAGTATGTTTCAATGGAGATCATGAAGCCTCCACAG ACTGATGATCCAGCTCAAAAAAACACGCTTCTTGTATTCAAGTTTCTTCCCCTCATGATTGGTTACTTCTCCTTGTCTGTTCCTTCAGGATTGTCAATTTACTG GTTCACAAACAATATCCTCAGCACAGCACAACAAGTATGGCTGCGCAGATTAGGAGGTGCAAAGCCTGCtgtgaatgagaatgcaagtgGAATCATTACAGCAGGACGTGCAAAGCGATCAGATTCTCAGCCAGTAGAGGCTGGCAGTAG ATTTAGGAAGttaagagaagaagagaaaaagaaacaactGAGCAAGGCGTTAACAAATGAAGAGGTTCAAACTTCTGATTCTGAAGATGGTCAAAATAAAGAAAGCAATGACAag GGGGAGGAGGTTCTAGAAGAGGTGTATGCTTCTAGTGTTGGAAAAGAGCTTCCAAATGATCCTCGACCAAGGAGAAGCAAGCGATCTAAAAGGAAGCGTGCCGTATAA